From a single Lates calcarifer isolate ASB-BC8 linkage group LG12, TLL_Latcal_v3, whole genome shotgun sequence genomic region:
- the LOC108873594 gene encoding synaptotagmin-2 isoform X2, with protein sequence MKFNLFKKPQAVAAAEPTGATTMTMAPTPAVISTSAPDISGSNNTEISKNDMFEEIKSKFLNEIDKIPLPPWALIAIAVVAALLILTCCFCIIKKCCCKKKKNKKGKKGKDGFNMKNMQGGEDDDDDEGETGLTEEEKEEEEKEQEKLGKLQYSIDYDFENTKLTIGILQAADLMSMDSGGTSDPYVRVLLFPDKKKKFDTKVHKKTLNPVFNETFVFKVPYEELGGKTLVMSVYDYDRFSKHDVIGEVKLPMNTIDLGRPIEEWRDLESADQEEPEKLGDICISLRYVPTAGKLTVCILEAKNLKKMDACGLSDPYVKIQLLQGGKRLKKKKTTVKKNTLNPYYNESFSFEIPLEQMQKILVAVTVFDYDKIGKNDAIGKIFVGSKATGLGLKHWSDMLANPRRPIAQWHPLQPEEDIDGQLAALAAKK encoded by the exons ATGAAGTTCAACTTGTTCAAAAAGCCACAGGCCGTGGCAGCCGCTGAGCCCACTGGCGCCACCACCATGACCATGGCTCCCACCCCAGCTGTCATCTCCACCTCAGCGCCGGACATCTCCGGctccaacaacacagagatcAGCAAGAATGACATGTTTGAGGAAATCAAGAGCAAATTCTTGAACGAAATTGATAAAATCCCGT TGCCTCCATGGGCTCTGATTGCCATCGCTGTGGTGGCCGCATTGCTCATCCTCACCTGCTGCTTCTGCATAATCAAAAAGTGCTGctgcaagaagaagaagaacaagaagggGAAGAAGGGCAAGGACGGCTTCAACATGAAGAACATGCAGGGTGGCGAG gacgatgacgatgatgagGGAGAGACCGGACTgacggaggaggagaaagaggaagaggagaaggaacaAGAGAAACTGGGGAAGCTGCAGTACTCTATAGATTATGACTTTGAGAATACAAAG CTCACAATTGGCATCCTTCAAGCTGCAGACCTCATGTCCATGGACTCGGGTGGAACCTCCGATCCCTACGTTAGAGTCCTCCTCTTCCctgacaagaagaagaagtttgACACCAAAGTGCACAAGAAGACACTGAACCCAGTCTTCAATGAAACGTTTGTATTTAAG GTGCCCTATGAGGAGCTTGGTGGGAAGACCTTGGTGATGTCTGTGTATGATTATGACCGATTTTCCAAACATGACGTCATTGGAGAGGTGAAGCTTCCTATGAACACCATCGACCTCGGACGGCCGATCGAGGAGTGGCGGGATCTGGAGAGTGCCGATCAAGAGGAG CCTGAGAAACTCGGGGACATCTGCATCTCTCTCCGTTATGTCCCCACTGCTGGGAAACTCACCGTCTGCATTCTGGAGGCAAAGAACCTGAAGAAGATGGATGCCTGTGGATTATCCG ATCCCTATGTAAAgatccagctgctgcaggggGGTAAGCgactgaagaaaaagaagactACAGTCAAGAAGAACACCTTAAACCCTTATTATAATGAATCCTTCAGCTTTGAAATCCCCCTGGAACAGATGCAG AAAATCTTGGTGGCGGTCACAGTGTTTGATTATGACAAGATCGGTAAGAATGATGCCATCGGAAAGATCTTCGTGGGCAGCAAGGCGACAGGCTTAGGTCTGAAGCACTGGTCTGACATGCTGGCCAATCCTCGGCGCCCCATTGCCCAGTGGCATCCATTGCAACCTGAGGAGGATATTGATGGTCAGCTCGCAGCTTTAGCTGCAAAGAAGTAA
- the LOC108873594 gene encoding synaptotagmin-2 isoform X1, translating to MKFNLFKKPQAVAAAEPTGATTMTMAPTPAVISTSAPDISGSNNTEISKNDMFEEIKSKFLNEIDKIPLPPWALIAIAVVAALLILTCCFCIIKKCCCKKKKNKKGKKGKDGFNMKNMQGGEKHQDDDDDEGETGLTEEEKEEEEKEQEKLGKLQYSIDYDFENTKLTIGILQAADLMSMDSGGTSDPYVRVLLFPDKKKKFDTKVHKKTLNPVFNETFVFKVPYEELGGKTLVMSVYDYDRFSKHDVIGEVKLPMNTIDLGRPIEEWRDLESADQEEPEKLGDICISLRYVPTAGKLTVCILEAKNLKKMDACGLSDPYVKIQLLQGGKRLKKKKTTVKKNTLNPYYNESFSFEIPLEQMQKILVAVTVFDYDKIGKNDAIGKIFVGSKATGLGLKHWSDMLANPRRPIAQWHPLQPEEDIDGQLAALAAKK from the exons ATGAAGTTCAACTTGTTCAAAAAGCCACAGGCCGTGGCAGCCGCTGAGCCCACTGGCGCCACCACCATGACCATGGCTCCCACCCCAGCTGTCATCTCCACCTCAGCGCCGGACATCTCCGGctccaacaacacagagatcAGCAAGAATGACATGTTTGAGGAAATCAAGAGCAAATTCTTGAACGAAATTGATAAAATCCCGT TGCCTCCATGGGCTCTGATTGCCATCGCTGTGGTGGCCGCATTGCTCATCCTCACCTGCTGCTTCTGCATAATCAAAAAGTGCTGctgcaagaagaagaagaacaagaagggGAAGAAGGGCAAGGACGGCTTCAACATGAAGAACATGCAGGGTGGCGAG AAACACCAGgacgatgacgatgatgagGGAGAGACCGGACTgacggaggaggagaaagaggaagaggagaaggaacaAGAGAAACTGGGGAAGCTGCAGTACTCTATAGATTATGACTTTGAGAATACAAAG CTCACAATTGGCATCCTTCAAGCTGCAGACCTCATGTCCATGGACTCGGGTGGAACCTCCGATCCCTACGTTAGAGTCCTCCTCTTCCctgacaagaagaagaagtttgACACCAAAGTGCACAAGAAGACACTGAACCCAGTCTTCAATGAAACGTTTGTATTTAAG GTGCCCTATGAGGAGCTTGGTGGGAAGACCTTGGTGATGTCTGTGTATGATTATGACCGATTTTCCAAACATGACGTCATTGGAGAGGTGAAGCTTCCTATGAACACCATCGACCTCGGACGGCCGATCGAGGAGTGGCGGGATCTGGAGAGTGCCGATCAAGAGGAG CCTGAGAAACTCGGGGACATCTGCATCTCTCTCCGTTATGTCCCCACTGCTGGGAAACTCACCGTCTGCATTCTGGAGGCAAAGAACCTGAAGAAGATGGATGCCTGTGGATTATCCG ATCCCTATGTAAAgatccagctgctgcaggggGGTAAGCgactgaagaaaaagaagactACAGTCAAGAAGAACACCTTAAACCCTTATTATAATGAATCCTTCAGCTTTGAAATCCCCCTGGAACAGATGCAG AAAATCTTGGTGGCGGTCACAGTGTTTGATTATGACAAGATCGGTAAGAATGATGCCATCGGAAAGATCTTCGTGGGCAGCAAGGCGACAGGCTTAGGTCTGAAGCACTGGTCTGACATGCTGGCCAATCCTCGGCGCCCCATTGCCCAGTGGCATCCATTGCAACCTGAGGAGGATATTGATGGTCAGCTCGCAGCTTTAGCTGCAAAGAAGTAA